A genome region from Heteronotia binoei isolate CCM8104 ecotype False Entrance Well chromosome 19, APGP_CSIRO_Hbin_v1, whole genome shotgun sequence includes the following:
- the MTHFS gene encoding 5-formyltetrahydrofolate cyclo-ligase isoform X2, with translation MHQLPQVVKHPKYCTSHRIAVFLSMLDEVQTADIIKDIFQQGKECFIPQYEPCSNHMDMVKLASYEEIASLPLTSWNIHQPAESDAREDALSVADGLDLILMPGLGFDKTGNRLGRGKGYYDTYLKRCTQHPKGKPYTIALAFKEQICGMVPVTENDMKVDEILFEPN, from the exons ATGCATCAGCTGccccag GTGGTCAAGCATCCTAAATATTGTACATCCCACCGAATTGCAGTCTTTCTGAGCATGTTGGATGAAGTCCAAACAGCAGATATAATTAAGGACATTTTTCAGCAAGGCAAGGAGTGTTTTATTCCACAGTATGAGCCTTGCAGCAACCACATGGACATGGTAAAACTGGCATCCTATGAAGAAATTGCTTCTCTCCCCTTAACCTCCTGGAACATCCATCAGCCTGCTGAGAGCGATGCCCGGGAAGATGCCTTGTCTGTGGCAG ATGGTCTTGATCTCATCCTAATGCCGGGACTGGGCTTTGACAAAACTGGCAACAGGCTAGGAAGAGGAAAAGGATACTATGATACATACCTCAAAAGGTGTACCCAGCACCCGAAAGGGAAGCCTTATACCATCGCCCTCGCTTTCAAAGAACAAATTTGTGGCATGGTCCCCGTGACTGAAAATGACATGAAAGTTGATGAAATCCTTTTTGAACCGAACTAA
- the MTHFS gene encoding 5-formyltetrahydrofolate cyclo-ligase isoform X1: MERAGAEAGAMAALHAAKRALRVELKRRLRALSEAEKLRQSRLLGAQVVKHPKYCTSHRIAVFLSMLDEVQTADIIKDIFQQGKECFIPQYEPCSNHMDMVKLASYEEIASLPLTSWNIHQPAESDAREDALSVADGLDLILMPGLGFDKTGNRLGRGKGYYDTYLKRCTQHPKGKPYTIALAFKEQICGMVPVTENDMKVDEILFEPN, from the exons ATGGAGAGAGCCGGGGCGGAAGCTGGCGCCATGGCGGCTTTGCACGCAGCCAAGCGAGCTCTGCGAGTGGAGCTGAAGCGGCGCCTCCGGGCGCTGAGCGAGGCCGAGAAACTGCGCCAGTCGCGCCTGCTGGGGGCCCAG GTGGTCAAGCATCCTAAATATTGTACATCCCACCGAATTGCAGTCTTTCTGAGCATGTTGGATGAAGTCCAAACAGCAGATATAATTAAGGACATTTTTCAGCAAGGCAAGGAGTGTTTTATTCCACAGTATGAGCCTTGCAGCAACCACATGGACATGGTAAAACTGGCATCCTATGAAGAAATTGCTTCTCTCCCCTTAACCTCCTGGAACATCCATCAGCCTGCTGAGAGCGATGCCCGGGAAGATGCCTTGTCTGTGGCAG ATGGTCTTGATCTCATCCTAATGCCGGGACTGGGCTTTGACAAAACTGGCAACAGGCTAGGAAGAGGAAAAGGATACTATGATACATACCTCAAAAGGTGTACCCAGCACCCGAAAGGGAAGCCTTATACCATCGCCCTCGCTTTCAAAGAACAAATTTGTGGCATGGTCCCCGTGACTGAAAATGACATGAAAGTTGATGAAATCCTTTTTGAACCGAACTAA